DNA sequence from the Acidobacteriaceae bacterium genome:
GACGCTGCAGTATCTGCTGGCGTCCCGCTACTGCCAGGTCGACCAGTTCGGCGGCATCGCTCAGGACCAGTTCGGCGGCTATGCGCCGGGGTGGGAGACGGCGGCGGCGATTCGTGACTGGGTGCATGGCAAGGTGACGTTCAACTACGGTGCCGCGCGTTCGACGAAGACGGCCATGGATGTCTTCACCGAGCGGATTGGCGTCTGCCGTGACTTCCAGCATCTGGCCGTTACGTTGACCCGGTGCATGAACATTCCAGCGCGCTATGTAACTGGATACCTTGGGGATATACGGCTTCCAGCCGCAGGCGCAGGAGACTTCTCCGCGTGGTATCAGGTGTGGCTTGGGGGGCGCTGGTGGGATATGGATGCTCGCCACAATGCGCCCCGGCTGGGGCGTACGTTGATGGCTGTAGGGCGGGATGCGGCCGATGTGGCCATCACAACCAGCTTCGGAGTGGCCGATTTGAAACGTTTTTATGTCGAATCGTACGAGGTCGATGAGCAGGGAAAACCGGTCCCTTTGCCCTTGGCCCGGCCGAATGAATCGATCGCGGTGCAGGAAGGCGAAGTCCAGTCGCGCTAGTCGAGGGAGGCGAGTGGGCTTCACCTCCGAGGAAAATTAAGGGTTTTTCTGCAGACGCAAAAAGACCGTCTCTCCAGGGGAGAGGACGGTCGGGGAGGCTGCTCGCCAGGGGGAGGCTGCGGCGGTGTTATTCGCCGTCTGCGCTGCCGGCGCGGCCAGCTACGAGGCAGGGAGCAAGAATCATGAGAAGGAAAGCGGCTGCGGTGAG
Encoded proteins:
- a CDS encoding transglutaminase family protein, which gives rise to MLIKSEFDIQFHLPAPTPMIALLHVHPSVEPRLLSRETLTVEHFPVSGAPVTIGCEEYIDSFGNRCARFSAPAGGIRLSGSHLLSAPETPDPQGFGLGLEPVDKLPSETLQYLLASRYCQVDQFGGIAQDQFGGYAPGWETAAAIRDWVHGKVTFNYGAARSTKTAMDVFTERIGVCRDFQHLAVTLTRCMNIPARYVTGYLGDIRLPAAGAGDFSAWYQVWLGGRWWDMDARHNAPRLGRTLMAVGRDAADVAITTSFGVADLKRFYVESYEVDEQGKPVPLPLARPNESIAVQEGEVQSR